GACCTACGACACCTCGCAGGGCTTTGGGCTTCGCGCCGTCAAGGACGACGCAGTCGGCTATGCGCATTCCTCCGACGTGTCGCTGCCGGCGCTGATTCGCGCCGCTGACGCCGTCGCGGCCGTGCGCGGCGGCTATTCCGGCAGCTTCGCCGCGCCGCCGGCGCATACCAACGTCCGCCTCTATGGCGACGACAATCCGCTCGATGCGCCGGGCTTCGAGACCAAGGTCAAGCTGCTCGCCGAGATCGACGCATATTTGCGCGACAAGGATCCGCGCGTGCGGCAGGTCAGCGTCAGCCTGGGCGCGACCTGGCAGGTGGTCGAGATCCTGCGGCCGGACGGCGAGAGCTATCGCGACATCCGCCCGCTCGTGCGCGTCAACATCTCCGTCGTCGCCGGCCAGGGCGACCGCCAGGAGAGCGGCAGCAAGGGCTATGGCGGACGCGCCGGCTATGCCGAATTCATCGAGAGCAAGAACTGGCGCGACGCCGCCGACGGCGCGCTACGCGAGGCGCTGGTCAATCTGGAATCGATTCCGGCTCCGGCCGGCGAGATGGACGTGGTGCTCGGCGCCGGCTGGCCCGGCGTGATGCTGCATGAAGCGGTTGGCCACGGCCTCGAAGGCGATTTCAATCGCAAGAAGACCTCTGCCTTCGCCGGCCTGATGGGCCAGCAGGTCGCGGCCAAGGGCGTCACCGTCGTCGACGACGGCACCATCGCCTCGCGCCGCGGCTCGCTGTCGATCGACGACGAGGGTACCCCGACCAACCGGACCGTGCTGATCGAGGACGGCATCCTGGTCGGCTACATGCAGGACCGCCAGAACGCGCGCCTGATGAACATGAAGCCGACCGGCAACGGCCGTCGCCAGGGCTACGCCCACGTGCCGATGCCGCGCATGACCAACACCTACATGCTCGCGGGCGACCGCGATCCCGCCGAGATTCTCGCCTCGGTGAAGAACGGCGTGTTCGCCGCGAATTTCGGCGGCGGCCAGGTCGACATCACCTCGGGCAAATACGTGTTCCAGTGCACTGAGGCCTACAAGATCGAGAACGGCAAGATCGGCGCGCCTCTCAAGGGCGCCATGCTGATCGGCAACGGGCCGACCGACCTGCAC
This genomic stretch from Bradyrhizobium daqingense harbors:
- the tldD gene encoding metalloprotease TldD — translated: MTNPATTSLLDRANLDRDQVRNEVARGLAGADDGELFLEYSQTEALMFDNGRLKQATYDTSQGFGLRAVKDDAVGYAHSSDVSLPALIRAADAVAAVRGGYSGSFAAPPAHTNVRLYGDDNPLDAPGFETKVKLLAEIDAYLRDKDPRVRQVSVSLGATWQVVEILRPDGESYRDIRPLVRVNISVVAGQGDRQESGSKGYGGRAGYAEFIESKNWRDAADGALREALVNLESIPAPAGEMDVVLGAGWPGVMLHEAVGHGLEGDFNRKKTSAFAGLMGQQVAAKGVTVVDDGTIASRRGSLSIDDEGTPTNRTVLIEDGILVGYMQDRQNARLMNMKPTGNGRRQGYAHVPMPRMTNTYMLAGDRDPAEILASVKNGVFAANFGGGQVDITSGKYVFQCTEAYKIENGKIGAPLKGAMLIGNGPTDLHRIRMIGNDLALDTGIGTCGKNGQGVPVGVGQPSLLMERITVGGTGA